In Uranotaenia lowii strain MFRU-FL chromosome 2, ASM2978415v1, whole genome shotgun sequence, one genomic interval encodes:
- the LOC129749590 gene encoding LOW QUALITY PROTEIN: trypsin-like (The sequence of the model RefSeq protein was modified relative to this genomic sequence to represent the inferred CDS: deleted 2 bases in 1 codon) — protein MKLFLTILACLALTQAAEIRYEEIVSVRDAQMRQKDTRIVNGHPAPAGRFPYQVHLTGFTNAGALSCGGSVISSTWVLTAAHCQVNVNSFNIILGSHPAMPRTRPVPQPRSSSHPNYNPNNLNNDIGLIRMGTPVTLGGNIHAVRIPHHGTSTPFPDLVPPFPDGASPARELAA, from the exons ATGAAGCTGTTCTTGACTATTTTGGCTTGTTTGGCCCTTACTCAG gCGGCCGAGATCCGCTATGAGGAAATCGTGTCCGTTCGCGATGCCCAGATGCGTCAGAAGGATACCCGTATCGTCAACGGACATCCTGCGCCAGCTGGACGTTTCCCGTATCAGGTCCATCTGACTGGTTTCACTAATGCTGGAGCTCTGAGCTGCGGTGGTTCAGTAATCTCGTCTACCTGGGTTCTGACTGCTGCTCACTGTCAAGTCAATGTCAACAGCTTCAACATCATCCTGGGATCGCACCCTGCG ATGCCCCGTACCAGACCCGTACCTCAGCCCAGATCGTCATCCCACCCCAACTACAACCCGAACAACTTGAACAACGACATCGGTCTGATCCGTATGGGAACTCCAGTTACTCTGGGAGGAAACATCCATGCCGTCCGCATTCCTCATCACGGAACTAGCACACCATTCCCGGATCTCGTGCCACCGTTTCCGGATGGGGCCTCACCTGCCAGGGAACTGGCTGCGTGA